The window TTTACGGATGAGAAGACGTTAAGTGCGAACGGATACCGCATTATTCCGGAAAAATGGAGCCTCGATGCCTATCGTTATCTCTTCAAAGCGGGTGATCAGCTGCTGCTTTCCTATGGAGTTACCATTCTTGTAACTGTGGTAGGGACGCTTGTAAGCTTACTTATAACAGCAACGTTTGCCTATGCGATTTCACGTAAAAGCTTTAAATTCCGCAATTTCTTCGGTTTTTTTGCTTTCTTCACGATGCTGTTTAACGGTGGACTTGTACCGACATATATCGTTGTTACACAACTAATGGGACTTAAAGATTCGATTTGGGCCTTGATTTTACCGCTGGCAGGAAATGCATTTTATATTATGATTATGCGTACTTTCTTCATCACATCTGTTCCTGACGCCATTATTGAATCTGGGAAAATCGACGGGGCCGGCGAATTTGGGATTTTCGTCAAACTGGTGCTGCCGCTCTCGCTTCCGGGATTGGCCACTATAGGTTTGTTCAGTACTCTGGGATACTGGAACGATTGGTTTAATGCACTGCTCTATATCGATACGCCGAATCTGGTGCCTTTGCAATCGATGCTGATGCGGATTGAGAACAGCATGCAGTTCCTGCTCCAGAACACAAGCAACCCTTCTATTGGCGTGAGCTTACTTCAGTCGCTGCCGCAAGATACGTCCCGTATGGCGATGGTTGTTCTTGCAACCGGGCCGATTATTTTTGCTTATCCATTCTTCCAGCGGTACTTTATCCAAGGCTTGACGATTGGTGCCGTGAAAGAGTAACGTATTCGTACATTCTTCGATACTAGAAAAATTTGGAGGACTTACCGTGGAACAATTCAGACTGCCGAAAATTCCGATGCCGAAACTGGAACTGCCAAAGGTGATCCAAGACGTATTGCTGGAAGCCGAAGAGAAGCTGGCGCATCGTCCGAAGCTGCTGCAGCTATTTAAAAATTGTTTTCCTAACACATTAGAGACGACGACCAAATTGATGGAGGATGGAACTACATTCGTCATCACCGGAGATATCCCGGCCTCGTGGCTTCGCGATTCGGTTGAACAAGTTATTCACTATGTGCCATTTGCCAAACAGGATTCTGACCTACAACGCATCATTAGCGGTTTAATCAAGCGTCATATTCAATATATTCATATCGATCCGTATGCCAATGCGTTTAACGAATCAGCGAACGACTGGCACTGGAACAAAGCGGATCAAACCGATATGTCGCCATGGGTATGGGAACGTAAATTTGAACTGGATTCGTTATGTTTCTCGATGCGGCTGGCTTATGCGTATTGGAAGGAAACGGAGCTAACGGATATTTTCGACGCGGGATTTAAAGCCGCGATGTTTAAAATCTACGAATTGTTTAAGACGGAGCAAGTTCACTTTGAAAAGTCTCCTTATCGTTTCACGCGCAATAATGGAATTCCGACGGATTCGCTGCGCAATAACGGGATGGGGATGCCTGTGAATTATACGGGAATGGTATGGTCAGGCTTTCGTTCAAGTGACGACGCTTGCGACTTCCATTACAATATTCCGGCGAATATGTTCGCGGTTGTGGCCCTTCGCCATATGCAAGAGTTTGCGGAATGGGTGTTCAGGGATATGGACTTCCTCCAAGACCTGAAAGCCCTTGAAGCGGATATTGACCATGGAATCCAGCTGTATGGTATCTATCGCCATCCAGCGTTTGGACCGATCTATGCCTATGAGACAGACGGCTTCGGCAACTACTGTTTAATGGATGATGCGGGCACGCCAGGTCTGATGTCGATTCCGTATCTGGGTTATGTTTCGGCGGATGATCCGATCTATCAGAACACAAGACGATTCGCGCTAAGTAAAGAGAATCCGTTTTACTTCGAAGGCAAAGTTGCCAGAGGCATCGGCAGCCCGCATACGCCGGACGATTACATTTGGCATATGGCTTTATCTATGCAAGGCTTGACGGCTTCCACGGCAGAAGAGAAGCTGGCGATGATCGCGATGCTTGAGGCAACGGATGCAGACACCGGGTTTATGCACGAGGGCTTTCATGTTGATGATCCAACGATTTTTACACGGAAATGGTTCGCCTGGTCGAACAGTTTATTCTCCCAGTTGGTGTATAAAGCGATGAAGGATGGTTTACTATGAGTCGACCGGTCATTATTTTCTATGATGCCACATTTCCGATCAGCAATTGTGGTGAAGTGAATGCCGATCTACTCACGGCGCAAGGAGCTATTGTTGTAGACGCTGATGCATTAGGAGAAGCTCTCCGGTCGGCGGTTGGAGGATGCTTTGTTAATCTGCATGCCCCGTACTTCCCTAAGTCCGAATGGACGGAAATCCTTGCATTCTTGAAACGCAGCGGCGGGCTGCTTAGTATTGGCGGCGCAGCATTCAAGCGTCCGGTGCGCCGGGAAGCGGATGGCTGGCATATAGAGTCGGAGCAGACCGCCTATCATCAGCAGTTGTACATTCATGAAATACTTCGTGTTGAAGCCGTACCAATGCGCTCCTATACCGCGTTAGAAACCTTGCCGCTGCTTCAAGGGCAGGAATCGATGTTCGCGCTTGGAGATACGTGGAATCTGGTTCCGCATACGACACGCAACAGCGACCTGCCCGATCAAATGGGCGCTGCGGGAACCATGAGCACACAGATTTATCCGCTTTTGAAAAGCATCAGTAAGGAAGGCCGTGAAGTTGCTGCGCCTGTTGTTCTTTGGGAAAACTCGCGCGGCGCGTTTATCGGTTCGCGTTGGATGTTTGTCAATGTACCGCTTAGTCCTTCGTTTTGGAACGAGGGCGGTGCCCAAGCATTGATGACGTGGGCGGCATTTTGCGAAAGTGGCGTTACGGAGCTGTGGATCAAGCCGAATTATGCCAGCTTTGAGCCAGGAGAGCATGCCATGCTGACACTCCAAACTCAGCTTATCGGAAGGATCGAAGCTGGAGCTGCCTCTAAGCAATGGACATTTGATCTTCGTGTATCGCATGAGGGTGGTGCACAGGACATGTGGACGCATCGTTTGACAGTCCAAGTGAATAAAGAATTCAACGTGGTGCGCATTCCGGTGCCGCTTGATATACAACGTGGTTTATATCGTGTGACTTGCAAGGCAACATCAGAGGATGGGGAGTTTCGCGTGCTTCGCCAAGGCTTCTGGGGGCACGATCCCTTACTGCTTGCCGAGGGACAACCGATTACCTGCGATCGCGATTATTTCATCAAGGATGGACGTCCGCTGCCGATCGTCGGCATGACGTATATGACCTCCGATGTCGCTCGCAAATTTCTCTTTCTGCCCAATAGCGATGTTTGGGATCGAGACATGGCCCAAATGGCCAAAGCAGGCATCAATTGGATTCGAACAGGGATTTGGACAGCTTACCGCAATATCATGCAGGTGGACGGACATGCTTCTGAAGAGGTTCTGAGAGCCATTGATGCTTTCTTCTTAACGGCTAAGAAGCACAATCTCCAGGTAACGTTCACTTTCTTCTCCTTTACGCCAGAAACTTGGGAAGGGGTTAACCCTTATCTCGATCCGCAAAGCGTAGAGGCACAGAAGCGGTTTATCCGCTCCATTGTTTCGCGTCACCGTACGACGACGCATGTGGATTGGGATTTGATTAATGAGCCTTCCATGTTTGATCCTGCTCTGATTTTCTCCGAGGGACCGCGTTCCACTCGTGATATCTACGAACGGCAGGCTTTTGTAGAGTGGCTTAGGCTGCGTCATGGCAGCATCGAATTGCTTCAGGAACGGTGGAATATGTCACCCGAACAGCTTCCGACTTTTGAAGAGGCGGCAATTCCCGAGGCTGGAGAAATCAATTTCGACGTGCAGGATATGCACAAGGGTAAGAAAGGAACGCGCTGGCTGGATTACTGCTTGTTCTCGATGGAGATGCATAACCGTTGGGCCAAAGAGCTCTACAATACGATTA is drawn from Paenibacillus sp. V4I7 and contains these coding sequences:
- a CDS encoding glycoside hydrolase family 125 protein gives rise to the protein MEQFRLPKIPMPKLELPKVIQDVLLEAEEKLAHRPKLLQLFKNCFPNTLETTTKLMEDGTTFVITGDIPASWLRDSVEQVIHYVPFAKQDSDLQRIISGLIKRHIQYIHIDPYANAFNESANDWHWNKADQTDMSPWVWERKFELDSLCFSMRLAYAYWKETELTDIFDAGFKAAMFKIYELFKTEQVHFEKSPYRFTRNNGIPTDSLRNNGMGMPVNYTGMVWSGFRSSDDACDFHYNIPANMFAVVALRHMQEFAEWVFRDMDFLQDLKALEADIDHGIQLYGIYRHPAFGPIYAYETDGFGNYCLMDDAGTPGLMSIPYLGYVSADDPIYQNTRRFALSKENPFYFEGKVARGIGSPHTPDDYIWHMALSMQGLTASTAEEKLAMIAMLEATDADTGFMHEGFHVDDPTIFTRKWFAWSNSLFSQLVYKAMKDGLL
- a CDS encoding beta-galactosidase — protein: MSRPVIIFYDATFPISNCGEVNADLLTAQGAIVVDADALGEALRSAVGGCFVNLHAPYFPKSEWTEILAFLKRSGGLLSIGGAAFKRPVRREADGWHIESEQTAYHQQLYIHEILRVEAVPMRSYTALETLPLLQGQESMFALGDTWNLVPHTTRNSDLPDQMGAAGTMSTQIYPLLKSISKEGREVAAPVVLWENSRGAFIGSRWMFVNVPLSPSFWNEGGAQALMTWAAFCESGVTELWIKPNYASFEPGEHAMLTLQTQLIGRIEAGAASKQWTFDLRVSHEGGAQDMWTHRLTVQVNKEFNVVRIPVPLDIQRGLYRVTCKATSEDGEFRVLRQGFWGHDPLLLAEGQPITCDRDYFIKDGRPLPIVGMTYMTSDVARKFLFLPNSDVWDRDMAQMAKAGINWIRTGIWTAYRNIMQVDGHASEEVLRAIDAFFLTAKKHNLQVTFTFFSFTPETWEGVNPYLDPQSVEAQKRFIRSIVSRHRTTTHVDWDLINEPSMFDPALIFSEGPRSTRDIYERQAFVEWLRLRHGSIELLQERWNMSPEQLPTFEEAAIPEAGEINFDVQDMHKGKKGTRWLDYCLFSMEMHNRWAKELYNTIKEISPDHLVVVGQDEALGAQRPSPLFYEEAVDYTTVHSWWLNDNLVWDGIFAKTANKPNVIQETGIMYVETPDGRAKRSEIELRSLLERKYAYAFATGGAGAIHWIWNTNFYMDNANESHIGALRADGTEKPEADVSYDFGRFMAEIRDLFLDRALEDIVAIFPYSNDFSNRKLAFDATTRMTRVLSYQMKMPFRSASEYHLDALENQPAKLIILPSAHNLDEQAWTKLVDIVQRTGATLLVTGTLSLDAYWKQTPRLIDELGAAELQNIRREEMLQLQGAVLPVSFDKRRIAEVVKEVRAGYSEAGTVSESGSAGDAVVNIPLGKGRLIWSPLPVELNERLDTVASLYRYALDAAGCESGLQWLQGGDIAGVYGRKLRFKNGFLYVFVSEFAWNVNIEVKDTDSGATYTFTLERERSVLFAADAQGNLISVYRPEEVHIERS
- a CDS encoding carbohydrate ABC transporter permease, with protein sequence MIAKPMKSRDFHTLPPALNILFNLVAGLFALACIFPFLFVTIISFTDEKTLSANGYRIIPEKWSLDAYRYLFKAGDQLLLSYGVTILVTVVGTLVSLLITATFAYAISRKSFKFRNFFGFFAFFTMLFNGGLVPTYIVVTQLMGLKDSIWALILPLAGNAFYIMIMRTFFITSVPDAIIESGKIDGAGEFGIFVKLVLPLSLPGLATIGLFSTLGYWNDWFNALLYIDTPNLVPLQSMLMRIENSMQFLLQNTSNPSIGVSLLQSLPQDTSRMAMVVLATGPIIFAYPFFQRYFIQGLTIGAVKE